The Streptomyces laurentii genome contains a region encoding:
- a CDS encoding hypothetical protein (Hypothetical protein XNR_4411 [Streptomyces albus J1074];~identified by MetaGeneAnnotator; putative) — protein sequence MRSARKTRDRNRVLCGIRTSWNTVGDGEFFCEQCGGDRNYRRRTGRRRFAVLGVPLLPRGQAGPVVECAACHTHFGTEVLAHPTTSRFSGLLRDAVHTVALAVLAAGGTSSRAALDSAVTAVRAAGYADCTALQLVDMVEGLAADTGRYLPDATGGGAALAIELHEALEPLSPHLAAAGRESILLDGARIALADGPYTPAEVEVLGTVGTALALCADDTARLLATARTVG from the coding sequence GTGCGGTCAGCGCGGAAAACACGGGACCGGAACAGGGTTCTCTGCGGAATCCGCACCTCCTGGAACACGGTCGGCGACGGCGAGTTCTTCTGCGAGCAGTGCGGCGGCGACCGCAACTACCGCCGCCGTACGGGCCGTCGGCGGTTCGCCGTCCTCGGCGTGCCGCTGCTGCCCCGCGGCCAGGCCGGGCCGGTCGTCGAATGCGCCGCCTGCCACACGCACTTCGGCACGGAGGTGCTGGCCCACCCGACCACCAGCCGGTTCTCCGGGCTGCTCCGGGACGCGGTGCACACCGTCGCGCTCGCCGTCCTCGCGGCCGGGGGCACCTCCTCCCGCGCCGCCCTCGACTCCGCCGTCACGGCGGTACGGGCCGCCGGATACGCGGACTGTACGGCGCTGCAACTCGTCGACATGGTCGAGGGACTCGCCGCCGACACGGGCCGCTACCTGCCGGACGCCACCGGCGGGGGAGCGGCCCTCGCCATCGAGCTCCACGAGGCCCTCGAACCGCTCTCCCCGCACCTCGCCGCCGCCGGCCGCGAGTCGATCCTGCTCGACGGCGCCCGCATCGCGCTCGCCGACGGCCCGTACACGCCGGCCGAGGTCGAGGTCCTGGGCACCGTGGGCACCGCGCTCGCCCTGTGCGCCGACGACACCGCCCGGCTGCTCGCGACGGCCCGCACGGTCGGCTGA
- a CDS encoding 2-isopropylmalate synthase (2-isopropylmalate synthase [Streptomyces albus J1074];~2-isopropylmalate synthase; Validated;~LeuA allosteric (dimerisation) domain; smart00917;~Mycobacterium tuberculosis LeuA3 and related proteins, N-terminal catalytic TIM barrel domain; cd07942;~catalytic residues [active];~identified by MetaGeneAnnotator; putative;~metal binding site [ion binding]) encodes MSQSAFAGRPTPITNATHTQIPSGMPVHKYGQYEAVDIPDRTWPGRRVTQAPRWLSTDLRDGNQALIDPMSPARKREMFDLLVRLGYKEIEVGFPSSGETDFAFVRSIIEEGAIPDDVTISVLTQAREDLIERTVESLVGAKRATVHLYNATAPTFRRVVFRGSKDDIKQIAVDGTRLVMEYAEKLLGPETAFGYQYSPEIFTDTELDFALDVCEAVCDVWQPGPGREIILNLPATVERSTPSTHADRFEWMSRHLTRREYVCLSVHPHNDRGTAVAAAELALMAGADRIEGCLFGQGERTGNVDLVTLGMNLFSQGVDPQIDFSQIDEIRRTSEYCNQMEVHPRHPYAGDLVYTAFSGSHQDAIKKGFDAMEKDAAAAGKTVDDIEWAVPYLPIDPKDVGRSYEAVIRVNSQSGKGGIAYVLKNDHKLDLPRRMQIEFSRIIQAKTDAEGGEVTPGEIWSVFQDEYLPNPDNAWGRIQLRSGQSTSDTDGTDTLTVEAVVDGAATTLTGSGNGPISAFFAALQAVGVDARLLDYQEHTMSEGASAQAASYIECAIDGRVLWGIGIDANTTRASLKAVVSAVNRSAR; translated from the coding sequence ATGAGCCAGTCCGCCTTCGCCGGCCGCCCGACGCCGATCACCAACGCGACGCACACCCAGATCCCCTCCGGCATGCCCGTGCACAAGTACGGGCAGTACGAGGCCGTCGACATCCCGGACCGCACCTGGCCCGGCCGCCGCGTCACCCAGGCCCCGCGCTGGCTGTCCACCGACCTGCGCGACGGCAACCAGGCGCTGATCGACCCGATGAGCCCGGCCCGCAAGCGCGAGATGTTCGACCTGCTGGTACGCCTGGGCTACAAGGAGATCGAGGTCGGCTTCCCGTCCTCCGGCGAGACCGACTTCGCCTTCGTCCGCTCCATCATCGAAGAGGGCGCGATCCCGGACGACGTCACGATCTCCGTCCTGACCCAGGCCCGCGAGGACCTGATCGAGCGGACCGTCGAGTCCCTGGTCGGCGCGAAGCGCGCGACCGTGCACCTGTACAACGCCACCGCGCCCACCTTCCGCCGGGTCGTCTTCCGCGGCTCGAAGGACGACATCAAGCAGATCGCCGTCGACGGCACGCGTCTGGTGATGGAGTACGCGGAGAAGCTGCTGGGCCCGGAGACGGCCTTCGGCTACCAGTACAGCCCGGAGATCTTCACCGACACCGAGCTGGACTTCGCCCTGGACGTCTGCGAGGCGGTCTGCGACGTGTGGCAGCCCGGCCCGGGCCGCGAGATCATCCTCAACCTGCCGGCCACCGTGGAGCGTTCGACCCCGTCCACGCACGCGGACCGCTTCGAGTGGATGTCCCGCCACCTGACCCGCCGTGAGTACGTCTGTCTGTCCGTCCACCCGCACAACGACCGCGGTACGGCCGTCGCGGCGGCCGAGCTGGCCCTGATGGCGGGCGCGGACCGGATCGAGGGCTGTCTGTTCGGGCAGGGCGAGCGCACGGGCAACGTCGACCTGGTCACGCTGGGCATGAACCTGTTCTCCCAGGGCGTCGACCCGCAGATCGACTTCTCGCAGATCGACGAGATCCGCCGGACCAGCGAGTACTGCAACCAGATGGAGGTCCACCCCCGCCACCCGTACGCGGGCGACCTCGTCTACACGGCCTTCTCCGGCTCCCACCAGGACGCCATCAAGAAGGGCTTCGACGCGATGGAGAAGGACGCGGCCGCCGCCGGCAAGACCGTCGACGACATCGAGTGGGCGGTCCCGTACCTGCCGATCGACCCCAAGGACGTCGGGCGCTCCTACGAGGCCGTCATCCGCGTCAACTCGCAGTCCGGCAAGGGCGGTATCGCGTACGTCCTGAAGAACGACCACAAGCTGGACCTGCCGCGCCGGATGCAGATCGAGTTCTCCCGGATCATCCAGGCCAAGACCGACGCCGAGGGCGGCGAGGTCACGCCGGGCGAGATCTGGTCGGTGTTCCAGGACGAGTACCTGCCCAACCCGGACAACGCCTGGGGCCGGATCCAGCTGCGCTCGGGCCAGTCGACCTCCGACACGGACGGCACCGACACCCTGACCGTCGAGGCGGTCGTCGACGGTGCCGCGACCACCCTGACCGGCTCCGGCAACGGTCCGATCTCCGCGTTCTTCGCCGCGCTGCAGGCCGTCGGCGTCGACGCCCGGCTGCTGGACTACCAGGAGCACACGATGAGCGAGGGCGCGTCCGCGCAGGCCGCCTCGTACATCGAGTGCGCCATCGACGGCCGTGTGCTGTGGGGCATCGGCATCGACGCCAACACCACCCGCGCCTCGCTGAAGGCGGTCGTCTCGGCGGTCAACCGCTCCGCGCGCTGA
- a CDS encoding hypothetical protein (identified by MetaGeneAnnotator; putative;~sequence version:1): protein MINWKNVEAADYAVPAGRPMDDLVRELSRALADPDPLVRDGEPYGVLATWIARGTIEPSRRLELGDEMAARLTDPRTEARTFAPLVLGMLVAAGDFKTGWVDAFARWYPAERDLRGHDDTLGWLHAVAHGADLLAGFGLHPEVAPTRMLDLAAARLTEPTDHVYDQLEDDRLARAIARVLTRADLSERDAVGWLDAIADRFGSDRISTPVPAHLSNCLRTLRLLYILADRGVRPTSEHEAEPLPHREAVKSALAATLDRIVKR from the coding sequence ATGATCAATTGGAAGAACGTCGAGGCCGCCGACTACGCCGTGCCCGCCGGCCGGCCCATGGACGACCTCGTACGCGAGCTGTCCCGCGCCCTGGCGGATCCCGATCCGCTGGTCCGGGACGGCGAACCCTACGGCGTCCTCGCGACCTGGATAGCCCGCGGGACGATCGAGCCGTCCCGGCGGCTGGAGCTGGGCGACGAGATGGCCGCGCGGCTCACCGACCCGCGGACCGAGGCCCGTACCTTCGCGCCCCTCGTCCTCGGGATGCTGGTGGCGGCGGGGGACTTCAAGACCGGCTGGGTGGACGCGTTCGCGCGCTGGTACCCGGCGGAGCGGGATCTGCGCGGCCACGACGACACCCTCGGCTGGCTGCACGCGGTGGCGCACGGCGCGGATCTGCTCGCCGGCTTCGGCCTCCACCCCGAGGTGGCGCCGACGCGGATGCTGGACCTCGCCGCCGCCCGGCTGACCGAGCCCACCGACCACGTCTACGACCAGCTGGAGGACGACCGCCTCGCCCGGGCGATCGCCCGCGTCCTGACCCGCGCCGACCTGAGCGAGCGCGACGCCGTCGGCTGGCTCGACGCGATCGCCGACCGCTTCGGGTCCGACCGCATCAGCACCCCGGTGCCCGCCCACCTCAGCAACTGCCTGCGCACCCTGCGCCTGCTGTACATCCTCGCGGACCGCGGCGTACGCCCCACCAGCGAGCACGAGGCGGAACCCCTCCCGCACCGCGAGGCGGTCAAGTCCGCCCTCGCCGCCACCCTCGACCGGATCGTCAAACGCTGA
- a CDS encoding hypothetical protein (identified by MetaGeneAnnotator; putative;~sequence version:1), translating to MLSAEPDCLVLERPGEELTIRLEAVARVRAEGRAVAVELRAPAGAEPLVYRVEDVSEAAATLFAKGVTSLLPAPEDGEEIDGATLVVLRTRRPAHRRRFLRRIKWLVLGCQGSMAVLSTAAALADDMGTAIAMVPVGLLATAGFGVGGYLLGTWWHERRLVRHGVTVAAVEARPGVYLYQDGTGMQRVLAHGVDAVALTVAYDAEDPTDAVALQIPFTRRLNAGLGVFLVFCALNAAAMAVLFLVESFKDGVP from the coding sequence ATGCTGTCCGCCGAGCCCGACTGCCTGGTCCTCGAACGGCCCGGCGAGGAGCTGACGATCCGCCTGGAGGCCGTCGCGCGGGTGCGGGCCGAGGGGCGGGCGGTGGCCGTCGAGCTGCGGGCGCCGGCCGGGGCGGAGCCGCTGGTGTACCGGGTCGAGGACGTGAGCGAGGCCGCGGCGACCCTCTTCGCCAAGGGCGTGACCTCGCTCCTGCCCGCACCGGAGGACGGCGAGGAGATCGACGGCGCCACACTCGTCGTGCTGCGCACCCGGCGGCCGGCGCACCGCCGGCGGTTCCTGCGGCGCATCAAGTGGCTCGTGCTCGGCTGCCAGGGCTCGATGGCCGTCCTGAGCACGGCCGCCGCCCTCGCGGACGACATGGGCACGGCCATCGCCATGGTGCCGGTCGGCCTCCTCGCGACGGCCGGGTTCGGCGTCGGCGGATACCTTCTCGGGACGTGGTGGCACGAACGGCGGCTGGTCAGGCACGGGGTGACGGTCGCCGCGGTGGAGGCCCGGCCCGGCGTGTATCTCTACCAGGACGGCACCGGTATGCAGCGGGTGCTCGCGCACGGGGTCGACGCGGTCGCCCTGACCGTCGCCTACGACGCAGAGGATCCGACGGACGCGGTCGCGCTCCAGATTCCGTTCACGCGGCGGCTGAACGCGGGGCTCGGCGTCTTCCTCGTCTTCTGCGCGCTCAACGCCGCCGCCATGGCGGTGCTCTTCCTGGTGGAGTCCTTCAAGGACGGGGTGCCGTGA
- a CDS encoding metalloprotease (Peptidase M4 family includes thermolysin, protealysin, aureolysin and neutral protease; cd09597;~Zn binding site [ion binding];~identified by MetaGeneAnnotator; putative;~metalloprotease [Streptomyces lividans TK24]), with product MTHHLTPRPAPRPRVFCAIVPPHILTRLSESSNPAHAEAARRTLAADAAHRSARIAVATRTATADSHAGAAADAAADTSADSPQRTIYDAQHRTVLPGKKVRGEGDAASKDASVNRAYAGLGATYDLYHKVFGRRSIDGAGMPLPASVHYDRKYDNAFWDGERMVFGDGDGDLFLDFTIPVDVIGHELSHGFTQHTANLAYYGQSGALNESVSDVFGSLVKQYALGQTAADADWLIGEGLLGPAVDKGVALRSMKAPGTAYDDDVLGKDPQPATMDHYVRTGSDNGGVHVNSGIPNHAFYLLATELGGSAWERAGRIWYDVMTGGTLSEDATFAEFARATVASARSLFGDGGAENEAVLKAWSTVGVPTG from the coding sequence ATGACTCACCACCTGACGCCCCGGCCGGCTCCGCGCCCGCGCGTCTTCTGCGCGATCGTCCCGCCGCACATCCTGACGCGGCTGTCCGAGTCCTCGAATCCGGCCCACGCCGAGGCCGCCCGGCGCACCCTCGCGGCCGACGCCGCGCACCGCTCCGCCCGGATCGCCGTCGCCACCCGCACCGCCACCGCCGACTCGCACGCCGGCGCCGCCGCCGACGCCGCCGCCGACACCTCCGCGGACAGCCCGCAGCGGACCATCTACGACGCCCAGCACCGCACCGTCCTACCCGGCAAGAAGGTGCGCGGCGAGGGCGACGCGGCGAGCAAGGACGCCTCCGTCAACCGCGCGTACGCGGGCCTCGGCGCCACCTACGACCTCTACCACAAGGTCTTCGGCCGCCGTTCCATCGACGGCGCGGGCATGCCGCTCCCGGCGAGCGTCCACTACGACCGCAAGTACGACAACGCCTTCTGGGACGGCGAGCGGATGGTCTTCGGCGACGGGGACGGCGACCTCTTCCTCGACTTCACCATCCCGGTCGACGTCATCGGCCACGAGCTGTCCCACGGCTTCACCCAGCACACCGCCAACCTCGCCTACTACGGCCAGTCCGGTGCGCTCAACGAGTCCGTCTCCGACGTCTTCGGCTCCCTGGTCAAGCAGTACGCGCTCGGCCAGACCGCGGCCGACGCGGACTGGCTCATCGGCGAGGGGCTGCTCGGACCCGCCGTGGACAAGGGGGTGGCGCTGCGCTCCATGAAGGCCCCGGGCACGGCGTACGACGACGACGTCCTCGGCAAGGACCCGCAGCCCGCGACCATGGACCACTACGTCCGTACCGGCTCCGACAACGGCGGCGTGCACGTCAACTCGGGCATCCCCAACCACGCCTTCTACCTGCTCGCCACCGAGCTGGGCGGCTCGGCCTGGGAGCGGGCCGGGCGGATCTGGTACGACGTGATGACGGGCGGGACGCTCAGCGAGGACGCCACGTTCGCCGAGTTCGCGCGGGCCACGGTCGCGTCGGCGCGCTCGCTCTTCGGGGACGGCGGCGCCGAGAACGAAGCCGTCCTCAAGGCCTGGTCCACCGTCGGGGTGCCGACCGGCTGA
- a CDS encoding hypothetical protein (identified by MetaGeneAnnotator; putative;~sequence version:1): protein MCVALVIGVGRPAKADWLIAWGSSDPAGFPSVPLARAEHGGGRLSNATPKPAGRGSAYDYRPSPRQLRRSSPKRMMRVTVAEAVMDPDDRSSMRTAAAVKGKR, encoded by the coding sequence GTGTGCGTCGCGTTGGTGATCGGCGTCGGGCGGCCGGCGAAGGCGGACTGGCTCATTGCGTGGGGCTCCTCGGATCCAGCGGGGTTCCCCTCCGTCCCGCTCGCGAGGGCGGAACACGGGGGAGGCCGACTGTCGAACGCAACACCGAAACCCGCGGGGAGGGGGTCGGCCTACGACTACAGGCCCTCGCCGCGGCAGCTAAGGAGAAGCAGCCCGAAACGCATGATGCGCGTCACTGTAGCCGAGGCGGTCATGGACCCGGACGACCGTTCCAGTATGCGGACGGCGGCCGCCGTCAAGGGGAAAAGGTGA
- a CDS encoding dienelactone hydrolase family hydrolase (Dienelactone hydrolase family; pfam01738;~dienelactone hydrolase family hydrolase [Amycolatopsis mediterranei U32];~identified by MetaGeneAnnotator; putative), whose translation MPATTTTTTLRVPTPDGHADALAAFPQDGGDHPAVLMYPDAFGLRPVLEKMARELAGHGYYVLVPNFYYRHGPAPVFELPAHITTENRSEVIGRLMPLLKESVAPELVLRDADAYLAFLAEQPGAAPGPVAVTGYCIGALLALRTAAAHPDRVAAIAGFHPAAVVNDEPDSPHVVIPRLAAQVHFGIAESDVTPEIVETLYASLDAAGARDTCEIYPGTEHGFTMSDTDVFSPSGMERHWQRLLALLGRTLAKG comes from the coding sequence ATGCCCGCCACGACCACCACCACGACGCTGCGCGTTCCCACGCCCGACGGCCACGCCGACGCCCTCGCCGCCTTCCCCCAGGACGGCGGGGATCACCCGGCGGTGCTGATGTACCCGGACGCCTTCGGGCTGCGGCCCGTGCTGGAGAAGATGGCCCGTGAGCTGGCCGGACACGGCTACTACGTGCTCGTCCCCAACTTCTACTACCGCCACGGCCCGGCGCCGGTGTTCGAGCTTCCCGCGCACATCACCACCGAGAACCGCTCCGAGGTCATCGGCCGGCTGATGCCCCTGCTCAAGGAGAGCGTCGCCCCCGAACTCGTCCTGCGCGACGCCGACGCCTACCTGGCCTTCCTCGCCGAGCAGCCCGGGGCCGCCCCCGGCCCCGTCGCCGTGACCGGCTACTGCATCGGTGCCCTCCTGGCGCTGCGCACCGCCGCGGCCCACCCCGACCGGGTGGCCGCGATCGCCGGATTCCACCCGGCGGCCGTGGTCAACGACGAGCCCGACAGCCCGCACGTCGTCATCCCCCGGCTGGCCGCGCAGGTGCATTTCGGCATCGCCGAGTCCGACGTGACGCCCGAGATCGTCGAGACGCTCTACGCGTCCCTCGACGCGGCCGGCGCCCGCGACACCTGCGAGATCTACCCGGGCACGGAGCACGGCTTCACGATGTCCGACACCGACGTGTTCAGCCCCTCCGGGATGGAGCGCCACTGGCAGCGGCTGCTCGCGCTCCTCGGCCGCACCCTCGCCAAGGGCTGA
- a CDS encoding hypothetical protein (identified by MetaGeneAnnotator; putative;~sequence version:1), giving the protein MDASVASAVIGAVAVGGTALGTVLGGWVQARGGQAQARAAQEAARIAADSAHHQAVYERRWTVLAAYLRAASECMEAADRLYTTDSLPDARRHWHALTLAHAEAELAAPTVLLAPVDELRKVVGRMYWTAQRFAPAERAWKELVRRAKEGETAAVRAREAVERLWENADQVPPRNGNPLRSTPVRGALSKTFPDSPTNRWCSC; this is encoded by the coding sequence ATGGACGCGAGTGTCGCATCGGCCGTGATTGGGGCCGTCGCCGTGGGCGGCACCGCTCTCGGAACGGTCCTCGGCGGATGGGTGCAGGCGCGGGGCGGCCAGGCTCAGGCGCGAGCCGCCCAGGAAGCGGCGCGTATAGCGGCGGACTCCGCGCACCATCAGGCCGTGTACGAACGGCGCTGGACCGTGCTGGCCGCCTATCTCCGCGCCGCCAGCGAGTGCATGGAAGCCGCGGACCGGCTCTACACCACGGACTCGCTTCCCGACGCCCGACGGCACTGGCACGCGTTGACGCTCGCGCACGCCGAGGCCGAACTGGCGGCCCCGACGGTCCTCCTCGCTCCTGTCGACGAACTCCGCAAGGTGGTCGGCCGGATGTACTGGACGGCACAGCGGTTCGCCCCCGCCGAGCGCGCTTGGAAGGAGCTGGTCAGACGGGCGAAGGAGGGGGAGACGGCGGCGGTCCGCGCGCGGGAGGCGGTCGAGCGGCTCTGGGAGAACGCCGATCAGGTGCCCCCTCGGAACGGGAATCCTCTCCGGAGTACGCCGGTGCGAGGAGCGCTCTCGAAGACCTTCCCGGATTCGCCGACGAACAGATGGTGCTCCTGCTGA
- a CDS encoding ferredoxin--NADP+ reductase (ferredoxin--NADP+ reductase [Amycolatopsis mediterranei U32];~ferredoxin-NADP+ reductase;~identified by MetaGeneAnnotator; putative) — MPRPLRVAIVGAGPAGIYAADALLKSEAAAEPGVSIDIFERMPAPFGLIRYGVAPDHPRIKGIITALHQVLDKPQVRLFGNVDYGTDVHLDDLRAFYDAVVFSTGAMADRELRIPGVELDGSYGAADFASWYDGHPDVPRTWPLEAEKVAVLGVGNVALDVSRILAKTADELLPTEIPANVFDGLKANKAVEIHVFGRRGPAQAKFSPMELRELDHSPNIEVIVNPEDIDYDEGSIAERRKNKQTDMVAKTLENWAIRDIGDRPHKLYLHFFESPVEILGEDGKVVGLRTERTELDGTGNVKGTGRTTDWDVQSVYRAVGYLSDELPKLPWDTTSGTVPDEGGRVMEADAPMPSTYVTGWIRRGPVGLIGHTKGDANETVANLLDDHAHGRLLTPESPEEAAVVAFLEGKGLTYTTWEGWYKLDAAEKALGEEQGRARVKIVEREDMLRASEAVTPQR; from the coding sequence ATGCCCCGCCCCCTCCGCGTCGCGATCGTCGGCGCCGGCCCCGCCGGGATCTACGCCGCTGACGCGCTGCTGAAGTCCGAGGCCGCCGCCGAGCCGGGTGTGTCCATCGACATCTTCGAACGGATGCCCGCACCCTTCGGTCTGATCCGCTACGGCGTCGCACCCGACCACCCGCGCATCAAGGGCATCATCACCGCCCTCCACCAGGTGCTCGACAAGCCGCAGGTCCGCCTCTTCGGCAACGTCGACTACGGCACCGACGTGCACCTCGACGACCTGCGCGCGTTCTACGACGCGGTCGTCTTCTCCACCGGGGCGATGGCCGACCGCGAGCTGCGGATCCCGGGCGTCGAGCTGGACGGCTCGTACGGCGCGGCCGACTTCGCGTCCTGGTACGACGGCCACCCGGACGTGCCGCGCACCTGGCCGCTGGAGGCCGAGAAGGTCGCCGTCCTCGGCGTCGGCAACGTCGCCCTCGACGTCTCCCGCATCCTCGCGAAGACCGCCGACGAGCTGCTGCCGACCGAGATCCCGGCCAACGTCTTCGACGGGCTCAAGGCCAACAAGGCCGTCGAGATCCACGTCTTCGGCCGCCGCGGCCCGGCCCAGGCCAAGTTCAGCCCCATGGAGCTGCGCGAGCTGGACCACTCCCCGAACATCGAGGTCATCGTCAACCCCGAGGACATCGACTACGACGAGGGCTCGATCGCCGAGCGGCGCAAGAACAAGCAGACCGACATGGTCGCCAAGACCCTGGAGAACTGGGCGATCCGCGACATCGGCGACCGCCCGCACAAGCTCTACCTGCACTTCTTCGAGTCCCCGGTCGAGATCCTCGGCGAGGACGGCAAGGTCGTCGGCCTGCGCACCGAGCGCACCGAGCTGGACGGCACCGGCAACGTCAAGGGCACCGGCCGGACCACCGACTGGGACGTCCAGTCCGTCTACCGGGCCGTCGGCTACCTCTCCGACGAGCTGCCGAAGCTGCCTTGGGACACCACCAGCGGCACCGTCCCGGACGAGGGCGGCCGGGTCATGGAGGCCGACGCGCCCATGCCCTCCACGTACGTCACCGGCTGGATCCGGCGCGGCCCCGTCGGCCTCATCGGCCACACCAAGGGCGACGCCAACGAGACCGTGGCCAACCTGCTCGACGACCACGCCCACGGGCGCCTGCTCACCCCCGAGTCCCCGGAGGAGGCCGCGGTCGTGGCCTTCCTGGAGGGCAAGGGCCTCACGTACACGACGTGGGAGGGCTGGTACAAGCTCGACGCCGCCGAGAAGGCGCTGGGCGAGGAGCAGGGCCGCGCGCGCGTGAAGATCGTCGAGCGCGAGGACATGCTGCGCGCGAGCGAGGCCGTCACCCCGCAGCGGTAG
- a CDS encoding hypothetical protein (identified by MetaGeneAnnotator; putative;~sequence version:1) has translation MSEASDTVRAMETSKVVEALWDRIEARDWDGAAALVAEDAVVEWPVSRERIVGRENFIAVNREYPEGWSIRVLRIVADGDEAVSEVEVPHKGLGVFRAVSFWSVRDGRIVRGTEYWTTLGGDPRPEWRAAYVEAM, from the coding sequence TTGTCGGAGGCGTCTGACACAGTGCGCGCCATGGAGACGTCGAAAGTGGTCGAGGCCCTGTGGGACCGGATCGAGGCGCGGGACTGGGACGGCGCCGCCGCGCTGGTCGCGGAGGACGCCGTCGTCGAGTGGCCGGTCAGCCGCGAACGCATCGTGGGCAGGGAGAACTTCATCGCGGTGAACCGCGAGTACCCGGAGGGCTGGTCGATTCGCGTCCTCCGGATCGTGGCCGACGGCGACGAGGCCGTCTCGGAGGTCGAGGTTCCGCACAAGGGCCTCGGCGTCTTCCGTGCCGTGTCGTTCTGGTCCGTCCGCGACGGGCGGATCGTCCGCGGAACGGAGTACTGGACGACCCTGGGCGGCGATCCGCGCCCGGAGTGGCGGGCCGCCTACGTCGAAGCGATGTGA
- a CDS encoding methyltransferase (S-adenosylmethionine binding site [chemical binding];~S-adenosylmethionine-dependent methyltransferases (SAM or AdoMet-MTase), class I; AdoMet-MTases are enzymes that use S-adenosyl-L-methionine (SAM or AdoMet) as a substrate for methyltransfer, creating the product S-adenosyl-L-homocysteine (AdoHcy); cd02440;~S-adenosylmethionine-dependent methyltransferases (SAM or AdoMet-MTase), class I; AdoMet-MTases are enzymes that use S-adenosyl-L-methionine (SAM or AdoMet) as a substrate for methyltransfer, creating the product S-adenosyl-L-homocysteine (AdoHcy); cl16911;~identified by MetaGeneAnnotator; putative;~methyltransferase [Streptomyces pristinaespiralis ATCC25486]): MAEPSHLAAVRESYDTVAAAYAEVVPPPAALDPLSRAMLHAFAEETAGAGPVADVGCGPGRITAYLAERGVRAVGLDLSSRMTELARQAYPHVPFAVASMTTLPVRDGALAGLLAYYSTHHTPPALLPDVFAEFRRALAPGGLLMLAGHVGTGECRRPTEAYGGLPVSFASHRLPATRIAALLEAAGLTVTARLEEGRFATFRARRG, translated from the coding sequence ATGGCCGAGCCCTCCCACCTCGCGGCGGTACGGGAGTCGTACGACACCGTCGCCGCCGCGTACGCCGAAGTCGTCCCGCCGCCCGCCGCGTTGGACCCGCTGTCCCGGGCCATGCTGCACGCCTTCGCCGAGGAGACGGCGGGCGCGGGACCGGTCGCGGACGTGGGGTGCGGGCCGGGGCGGATCACCGCGTACCTGGCGGAGCGCGGCGTACGCGCCGTCGGCCTCGACCTGTCGAGCCGGATGACCGAACTGGCCCGACAGGCGTACCCCCACGTCCCGTTCGCCGTCGCCTCGATGACCACGCTCCCGGTCCGCGACGGCGCGCTCGCCGGCCTCCTGGCGTACTACTCCACCCACCACACCCCGCCCGCGCTCCTGCCGGACGTCTTCGCGGAGTTCCGGCGCGCGCTGGCGCCCGGCGGGCTGCTGATGCTCGCGGGGCACGTCGGTACGGGCGAGTGCCGCAGGCCCACCGAGGCGTACGGCGGTCTGCCCGTCTCGTTCGCGTCTCACCGTCTGCCCGCGACTCGGATCGCCGCCCTCCTGGAGGCGGCGGGCCTCACGGTCACGGCGCGGCTGGAGGAGGGGCGGTTCGCGACCTTCCGTGCACGGCGAGGGTGA